GTTGACAAAAATATGAATATTCTGGTTGTTGATGACTATAAAACAATGATCAGAATTATCAAAAACTTACTCAATCAATTAGGTTTTAGTAATGTTGAGGAAGCTACAAATGGTAGTATGGCACTCACAAAACTCTCAGAAAAAACTTTTGGGCTCATTATTTCTGACTGGAATATGGAGCCAATGTCTGGCTTAGAGCTTCTTAAAAAAGTTAGAGCAGATGACAGATACAAAACAACACCATTCATTATGGTTACTGCTGAAAGTAAAACTGAAAACGTTGTAGCCGCTAAAGAAGCTGGTGTAAACAACTATATCGTTAAACCATTCAACGCTGAAACATTAAAACAGAAATTAACTTCTGTTATTGGTGAATTCTAAAAATACATTACTTTATTTGGGAGTACAGCCATGATAGATAATTTAGGAAACGTATTTTTAGAACGCATTAGACAAATTTGGCAGCAAAATGGCGGTAAAATTGACGTAGCAGATTTAGAAAGTGTTGTTGAAAACTTTATGGAA
This DNA window, taken from Alphaproteobacteria bacterium 33-17, encodes the following:
- a CDS encoding two-component system response regulator (chemotaxis regulator that, when phosphorylated, interacts with the flagellar motor causing the flagella to spin clockwise which causes the cell to tumble), yielding MSGVDKNMNILVVDDYKTMIRIIKNLLNQLGFSNVEEATNGSMALTKLSEKTFGLIISDWNMEPMSGLELLKKVRADDRYKTTPFIMVTAESKTENVVAAKEAGVNNYIVKPFNAETLKQKLTSVIGEF